The stretch of DNA CGGAATCCCCTCCGCAACCACCGCCTTGTCCGGTTCCAGGTCGGCCAGCCCGGCCAGAAGGGCGGCGACGCCTGCGAGGTGGCGGGCGACGCGGTCGTTGAGCGGGATCCCCTCGGGCCCGAAGGGGACGAACAGGCGGCCCAGCTCGGCGGCCCGGACATAGAATCGGTCCCGTCCGTCCACGACCAACGAGGCCGAGGGCCGGCCCTTAAGCCTGCCGTGCGAGGCGTTCGGGGTTTCCAGGAGCACGGCCATGATCCCCGCCGCGTCTCCCCACTCGCGGTGCGACAGCCCCCTCAGGTTGGGCGGGGAGGCTTCCAGCCGGAAGTCCAGCCCCTGGTCCTGGAGGCTTATCTGGGCCAGCGCGGCCAGGTCCGCGGCGGTCTCGTGGAAGACGAGGGCGTTGATCACGGGATATTCGGGCGCCGATTCGTGAAGATCGATGCCCAGGTCGATCTTCTCCCGGCGGATGAGCTCCATGACGGCGAACGCCGTCCGTTCGGTCAAATTGCCGCGCGGTCGCCCGGGGTAGGCACGGTTGAGATTGCGGGCCTCGACGCCGGCCAAGGCCTGGCCACCGGGATTGACGTAGATCGTCGGGTCGGGCCATTGGTGAACGGGGTTGGTCACCCGCGAGCCGAGCCGGAAGGAGCGTCGGCCCGAGGGCGTTTCGAGCGAATACCTCTGCGGGCTTGCCTCGTGCGGGTCGGAATGGGTGAAGCCGCTGGCGTTGGCCCGCGGGATGATGATCACGGCTCCCCGGTCGACCCGGAGATTCTCGATCAGGGTCACGGCGCTGATGAACCCGGCGGGCTCGTTGGGATGGGTGCCTCCGAGGATGAGCACGCGGCCGCCTTTTTCGCGGCCTTCGAAGACGAAGACGTCCGTATCGCCGGGCGTGCCCGCGAGCGGCGGGAAGTAGAACGAGAGCGGCCGGCGGACGGTCAGACCGGCCGCGGGATAGATCGGCTCCTCGGTTCGCATCGAGAGAAAATCGCGGGACGCGAAGAAACCGGCCAGCCCGAGCAGGGCGAGCAGGAGCGCCGAAAAGACGATCGGCCGCCGCTTGCGGATGGGGCGCGGGCTGGGTTGCGGCACGTTCGTTCCTATTGGACGAGCAGGAGGCGCAGGATGAAGAGGATCAGGACCAGGCCCGTTCCGGCCTGCTTCCAGAATTCCCGCTCCCGGGCGAAGGCCCAGACGAGATGCCCCGTCAGGTAGAGGACGATGGCCAGGTACGCGAGGCGCATCATAGGATCTTGTCCAAGGCGGGGGCAAGTAAGAGGACGCCGAGTCCGACCGCTAGGATGATCAGGGCCGGCGCGAGACACGCCCGCAGGACCCGGCCGAGGTCCCTCTCCCCGACGGCCTGGGCGGAGAAGCGCGCCGCCATGGCCGCCGGGGGCATGAAGTCGCCGATCCCGACGATGGCGGAGAGGGCCGCGGCCGTGATCAGGGCGTTGCGGCCCGAGAGGGCCAGCAGGAACGGCACGCCCAGGACCGAAGCCGAGCCGAAGGCCGAGACGCCGCCGAAAAGCGGCATCCCGATCGCGATCCCGGCGAAGAGCAAGGCCGGAGGCAGGGACAGGAAAGTCAGTACGGCCCAGCCGCGGGCGCCGGTAAGGGTCATGACCTGGATGAACATGCCGACTCCGGCCAGGATCGACAGAATGGGCAGGGCGTCGACGACGGCCGTCTGGGTCGTCCGCAGATACGAGAAACGCCGACCGCAAAACGGTGCGGCCAGACTGCCCAGAATGAATACCGCCGGAAGCCCGAGAGATGCCGGTCCCCGAACGCCGGCGCTCTGCAGGATGAGGAGGACAAGGACCAGGACGAGCGGCAGATAGATTCGGGCCCCGTAGGGCCGGGCGTCGAACTCCGGCAGAAGGTCTCGCATCTCATCGGTGGGAACGGCCCGGATCCGGCCGAGGCCGAGGACGAGCGGCACTATGAGGGCCAGCGGAACCGTGATGAGAAGCAGAGGAACCGTCAAGCCGACGTAGGGCATGTCGACCCCCGCCCCCATGATCATGACCAGGATGTTAACGGGCGGGGCGATCATCCCGATCACCGCGCCCGAAGCGACGAAGGCGGCGGTCCGAGCCGGAGGGAGCCCCAGTCTCATCAGGACGGGGGCGACGAGCGGGCCCGTGCTGAGAACGGCGGCCAGCGAAGACCCGGTGATCATACCGGGCAGCATCATCAGGCCCATCATCGTCCAAAGCAGAGCGACGGGGCGGCGGTGAAACGCCCGCAGGACGCCCGCCGTCAGCCCGTCCAACAGGCCCGAGGCCTGCAGGGTTTTCATAAAGATCATGGCCGAGGCGATGATCAGAATGATGTCGAAGAAGCCGAAAGCACCCTCGACGAGATGCCGGAGGGCGAAGCCGTGTCCTCCGAGGAGCGCTCCGGCCAACGCGGCCAGGGCCAGGCTTGGCCCCAGCGGGATCTTGAAGCCCACGGCCAGGGCGGTGAACACCCCGACCATGAGGAGGAGAAGGAGCGGTTCCGCCATCGCCTATTTGAAGGCCTGCTTCAGCGGTTCGACCAGGTCCAGGGTCTTGTCGATTTCCTTGAGCGGGATGTTTTTATCCCGGCAGATCCGGGTGAAGAGGCCGTCCTTGTTGCCGGACTTGACGACGATGGCCATGCGGGCGAAGGGCAGATACGCGGCCACCATTTCGTCTGTCAGATCGCCGCGACGGGCTTCGCCCCCGAGGTGGAGGGCCAGGATAGGGACGCCCTTGGTCTTGGCCCCATCCAGCAGGGCTTT from Candidatus Aminicenantes bacterium encodes:
- a CDS encoding succinylglutamate desuccinylase encodes the protein MPQPSPRPIRKRRPIVFSALLLALLGLAGFFASRDFLSMRTEEPIYPAAGLTVRRPLSFYFPPLAGTPGDTDVFVFEGREKGGRVLILGGTHPNEPAGFISAVTLIENLRVDRGAVIIIPRANASGFTHSDPHEASPQRYSLETPSGRRSFRLGSRVTNPVHQWPDPTIYVNPGGQALAGVEARNLNRAYPGRPRGNLTERTAFAVMELIRREKIDLGIDLHESAPEYPVINALVFHETAADLAALAQISLQDQGLDFRLEASPPNLRGLSHREWGDAAGIMAVLLETPNASHGRLKGRPSASLVVDGRDRFYVRAAELGRLFVPFGPEGIPLNDRVARHLAGVAALLAGLADLEPDKAVVAEGIPAAADIRARGVGASLHGPAARRP
- a CDS encoding TRAP transporter large permease subunit, whose protein sequence is MAEPLLLLLMVGVFTALAVGFKIPLGPSLALAALAGALLGGHGFALRHLVEGAFGFFDIILIIASAMIFMKTLQASGLLDGLTAGVLRAFHRRPVALLWTMMGLMMLPGMITGSSLAAVLSTGPLVAPVLMRLGLPPARTAAFVASGAVIGMIAPPVNILVMIMGAGVDMPYVGLTVPLLLITVPLALIVPLVLGLGRIRAVPTDEMRDLLPEFDARPYGARIYLPLVLVLVLLILQSAGVRGPASLGLPAVFILGSLAAPFCGRRFSYLRTTQTAVVDALPILSILAGVGMFIQVMTLTGARGWAVLTFLSLPPALLFAGIAIGMPLFGGVSAFGSASVLGVPFLLALSGRNALITAAALSAIVGIGDFMPPAAMAARFSAQAVGERDLGRVLRACLAPALIILAVGLGVLLLAPALDKIL